The DNA sequence GGTCGGAGGAGGGCGTACCCCATGAACAGGCTCCACGCAGCCAGGCGCAGCGCACGCGGCTTCACGCTCATCGAGCTCATGGTGGTGGTGACCATCATCGGGGTCCTGGCGTCGGTGGCCATGCCGGAGTTCACCCGCCTGCTGTACCGGGCCAAGGCGGCCGAGCGGCACGAGGTGATGCTGCGCATCAAGAAGGCGGTGGCCGACACCTACGTGCAGAAGGGGCAGATCAACGGCGGGGTCCAGCTGGTCGGCGACTGGCAGCCGGCGCTGCCGGTGGCGCAGGTCAAGCGCATGCCCAACTGGCGGGCGGTGGGCTGGGACGACATCTTCCGCTCCACCGAGGAGATCGAGGGGGCCACCTACTACTCCTACCGGTTCGTGGCCGACGACAGCGTCAACCCGCCCACCCTGAGCATCCTGGCCTGGGGCGACCTGGACGGCGACGCCACCCTCAGCATCAAGCAGACGGACTTCGAGCGGCTCAACGGCCTGTACCAGCTGGTCCTGGAGTTCCCGGTGCCCGGCCAGGAGGACTTCATCAGCTTCTGAGCGGGGACCGCCCCGCCGCGGTTGCGCCCCGCCCGGCGCCGCGCCATCCTCTCGCCCCATGCCGACCGCCGAGGCGGCCCGCCGCGCCAGCCACCTGCGCGAGCGGCTGCGCGCCGCCGATCACGCCTACTACGTCCTCGACCGCCCGGTCCTGGCCGACGCCGAGTACGACCGGCTGATGCGGGAGCTGGCGGCGCTGGAGGAGGCCCACCCGGCGCTGCGCACCCCCGACTCGCCCACCCAGCGGGTGGGCGGGACACCCTCGGAGCGGTTCGAGAAGGTGCTGCACCGCGAGCCCATGCTGTCCCTGGGCAACGTGGTGAGCGACGAGGAGCTGGACGAGTTCGACGCCCGCATCCACAAGCTGCTCGGCACGCCGGCCGAGGACCCGGTGGCCTACGTGGTCGAGCCCAAGCTGGACGGGCTGGCGGTGGAGCTGGTCTACGAGCGGGGGCTGCTCCACCACGGCGCCACCCGCGGCGACGGCGTCACCGGCGAGGACGTCACGCCCAACCTGCGCACCATCGGCGGGCTGGGGGCGAACCGCGGCGTGCTGGCCGAGCTGCCAGCCGGCGCCCGTGGCGACGGCGCTGCCAGCGCAGCCGGCGCCCCGCCGCGGCTGGAGGTGCGCGGCGAGGTGCTGCTGCAGAAGGCCCACTTCGAGGCCATGAACCGCCGCCTGCTGGCGGCCGGGGAGGAGCCCTTCGCCAACCCGCGCAACGCCGCCGCCGGCTCCCTGCGCCAGCTCGACTGGACGGTCACCGCCACCCGGCCGCTCTCCTTCATCGCCTACGAGGCGCTGGTGCCGGGGCCGCAGCCCTGGGCCACCCACTGGGAGAAGCTGGCGGGCCTGGCCGCGCTCGGCTTCGAGGTCAACGCCGAGAACGCCCGCTGCCGCGGCCTCGCCGAGGTGAAGGCCTACCGCGACCGCATGGCGGCCCGCCGCTTCGAGCTGCCCTACGACACCGACGGCATCGTGGTGAAGGTCGACGACCTCGACCTGCGCGCCCGCCTCGGCGCCGCCTCCAAGGCGCCGCGCTGGGCGGTGGCCTTCAAGTACCCGCCGCAGGAGGAGGCCACCCAGGTGACGCGCATCTTCGCCTCGGTGGGGCGCACCGGCGTGCTCACCCCGGTGGCCGAGGTGGCGCCGGTGACGCTGGGCGGGGCGGTGGTCTCGCGGGCCACGCTGCACAACGAGGACGAGCTGCGCCGCAAGGACATCCGGGTGGGCGACTGGGTGCTGATCCGGCGGGCCGGCGAGGTCATCCCGGAGGTGGTCAAGCCGCTGCCGGAGCGGCGCACCGGCCAGGAGCGCGCCTTCGCCTTCCCCGAGGCCTGCCCGGAGTGCGGCGCCCGGGTGGTGCGGGAGGAGGGCGAGAAGGCCTGGCGCTGCACCGGCGCGGCCTGCCCGGCCCAGCTGGTCGGGCGGCTCACCCACTTCGCCCAGCGGCGGGCCATGGACGTCGACGGCCTGGGTGACAAGCTGTGCGCCGCGCTGGTGGCGCGCGGGCTGGTGAAGGACTTCGCGGACCTCTACGAGGTGCGCTTCGAGGACTGGCAGCAGCTCTTCGCCCGGGCCCGCAAGGCGGCGGCCGGGCCGGCCGAGGGCGCCGGTGAGGCGCCGCCCGGGGGGGCCGGACCGGTGAAGAGGCCGGCCCCGCCGCCCGAGAAGGCCGCCCAGAACATGGTCGAGGCGCTGGCCCGCTCCCGCGGCACCACGCTGCGCCGCCTCCTCTTCGGCCTGGGCATCCCGCAGGTGGGCGACGCCACCGCGGCGCAGCTGGCCCGGGCCTTCGGCACGGTGGAGGCGGTGCTCGACGCCGACGAGGCGGCGCTCACCGCGGTGCGCGACGTGGGGCCGGAGGTGGCGCGGCAGGTGCGCGCCTGGACCGCCGAGCCGCGCAACCGCGAGGTGGTCCGGCGGCTGCTGGCGGCGGGGGTGTCCCCGGCCCGGGAGGAGGTGGCCGCGGGGGGGCCGTTCGCCGGCAAGACCGTGGTGCTGACCGGGGGCCTGGCCGGGCTGAGCCGCGACGACGCCAAGGCGGCCATCGAGCGGCGCGGCGGGAAGGTCTCGGGGAGCGTCTCCCGCAAGACCGACCTGGTGGTGGCCGGCGAGGAGGCCGGCTCCAAGCTCAAGAAGGCCGTCGAGCTCGGGGTGCGGGTGGTGGACGAGGCGGGGTTCCTGAAGCTGCTGGAGGAGTGAGCCCGCGTGCCGAGCGCCCGCCTGCACCTCGTCGTCTCCGGCCGCGTCCAGGGGGTCTCCTACCGGTGGGCCACCGCCGAGGCGGCGGCCCGGCTGCGGCTGAGCGGCTGGGTGCGCAACCTGCCCGACGGGCGCGTCGAGGTGGTGGCCGAGGGGGCGCGGGCCCCGCTCGAGGCGCTCCTCGAGGCCTGCCGGCGCGGCCCGCCGGCGGCCGTCGTGGCCGGCGTCGAGGTGGCCTGGGCCGAGGCCCAGGGCGGCCTCGGCCCCTTCGAGGTGCGGCGATAGCCCGGCGCCTGGAGCTCGCCCGCGCCGCCCTCAGGGCGAGGCGGGGCGGGGGCCCTGCCGGGCCACCTCCTGGTAGACCAGGCGCGACACCTCCACGATGACCTCGTCGAGCGCCTGGAAGTCGGGCCCGCGCGACATGATGCAGAGCAGGTAGGGGTTGTTCGGGAAGTAGACGATGCCGCAGTCGTGCAGCTGCACGCGGCCGGTCGCCTGGTCGGACTTCTCGCCGAACTTGTGCGCCACCGCCACCTCCGGCGGGACGCCGGCCACCAGGCCGGCCCGGAACTCCGAGCGCGCCAGCAGCGACAGCGCCCAGTCCGAGGCTCCCTTCCCGAGGTAGGTGGCGTTGTAGAGGATGCGGAAGAAGGAGGCGTAGGTCTGGACCGAGAGGAAGCCGTCGTCGCCGGCGGCCCCGGGCCGCTGCATCCTGAGGAGCGCGTAGACGCGGTCCAGCTCGGCCGGATCGACGACCCGGCCCAGCAGCGTGAAGGCGTTGTTGTCCGAGAGGATGATCATCCGCTCGAGGAGCTCCCGCACGGCGTAGCGCCGGCCGGGCACCATGGCCTGGGACGGCCGGACGTTCTGGTCGAGGTTGTAGTCGCGCGCCAGCTCGAAGGGGACCTGGCGGTCGAGCAGCGCCCCCCCGCCCGGCTGCTCGGCGGCCTTGAGCACGGCGATCAGCATCGGCAGCTTGCGCAGGCTGGCGGGGGCGAACCGGTCGGTGTCGCCCAGGCCGAACCAGATGCCGTCGTTGAGCTCGCGGAAGTAGACGCTCACGGCGCTGTCCGGCGACCCGGCCAGGCGCGCCGCCAGGTGGTCGGCCAGCTGCTCCTTGAACGGGATCAGCTCGCGGTTCCGCAGGAGGTCGTCGGCCAGGTCGCACTCGAGCAGCGGGTTGACGAAGCGGAACCCGCCCTCCCGGCGCTCCACCAGGGCGCCCTGGCCCGGCGCCGCGGCGCCGTACGACCGTCCGGCCAGGTAGCCGGCGGCGAAGCCTGCCACGAGGAGGATCAGCGCGACGCCGAGGGTGCGCGGCCTGAGGGGCACGGTGGGCTCCGCCCAGAGGGGGGTCTCGCCTGCCACGCTAGCGGCTCCGCGCCACCGGCTGCAATGGACGGTGGGTGCAGGACCGTCACCGACCGTCACCGACCGTCACGGACCATCGGCGGGGCCAGGACTCCCGCCTGCGCCCAGGCCGGGTTCCTGGCGTGCATCTCGGCCAGGAGCTCGATCATCCGGCCGGTCACCGCGGCGGGCCGCGCGCCGCCGCTCACCGCCTCGTAGACCCCCGCCGCCACCACGTGGGCGGCGTAGGCCCCCGTGAGGTACCGCCCCGCGCCCGCGGCCTCGCCCGCACCTGCCCCGCCGCCCCGATCGCCCCCCGCTCCCTGGCCGTCCTGGCCGGCACCTGCACCTGGGCTGACGCCGGCGCGCCCCAGCTCCCGCCGCAGCTCCGCCACCACCCGCTCGTCCCGGTCCCGCCAGTCCTGGATCTGCCCGAGGGCGCGCCCCTCCAGCGCGCCCAGCCGGGTCCGCACGATGGCCCTGGCCACCACCGCGGCCGAGGCCCGGGCGACGCCTCCGGTCACCGCCACCTCGCCGAGGTGGAGGACGCCGCCGAGGTCCCGGTCCGCCTCCGCCACCAGCCGGTCGGCCCATCGCTCCGCCCCCTCGAAGGAGAGCAGCCGCACCGTCTCCGCCGCCAGGTAGGCGCGCGCCAGGTCGGCCGGGTGCGGGTCCTCGGCCTGGCCGTCGCTCCGCAGCGCCGGCCCGCCGGACCAGGCGGCGTGCAGCCCCCGGAAGTAGCCGATGAGCCCCACCGCCGAGGCCGGCCCCATGTTGAGGACCCCGAGCACGTCGGAGGCGGTCTCCTCGATCCGCTCCGCCCAGTAGTCGCCCAGCACCGGCGGCAGCCCGGCGGCGCGCGTCTCCGTGCGGACCGCGCGGGCCAGCTCGTCCGCCAGGCCGTCGTCGGCCGCCAGGAGGTCGTGCCCGGCGGTCTCGTGGGCCAGCGCCGCCCAGGCCAGCAGGCCGGCCGAGGCGTTGGCGGCGGGCAGGCTCACCACGGCCGCGGTGGCGCCGAAGGAGGCGGTGGCCGTGGCCGGCCAGGTGTACGGGCCGGAGCCCGCCTCGCCCCAGCGGACCAGCGGGGGGAGCACGCCGTGGTCCGGGGGCTTCACGCCGCGCCGGTCCTCGGCCGAGAGGAAGCCGTCGTAGAGGTCGGCCACCACCTCCTGGAAGGCGGCGGTGGCGCGCGGCTGGTACCCCTCGCCCCGCTGCAGCACCGCCTGCGCCAGGTCGAGCAGCAGGCGGGCGCCGCCCTCGCGGTCCGGGTCCTCCGCCAGCAGCCTGGCGAAGCCCTTCGGGCCGAGCTGCTCGAGCGCCGCGAGGAGCGGCTGGGCCACGGCGCGCCGGTAGGCCGGCGGCAGCTCCGCCGCGGCGCGCTGCAGGCGGGTCCGGAGGGAGGTGAGCTGGAGCGGATCCGCCGGGCCGTCGGTCGGCCGGAGGGCGGCCGCGCCCACGTCCTCGACGCAGGCGGGCAGCCCGGCCAGGGAGAGCGGATCCGGCGCCGGGCGCGGGCGCACCACCTGGAGCGGCGCCAGGGCGGCCGCGCCGAGCCGGCCGCCGCTGGCCGGCCGCGGGGGGCGGGGCGGTGGCGAGAGGGGCGGGTCGAGGCGGAGGTCGAGGCTGGAGGCGGCGGCGGTGGAGACCGAGCGGATGGACATGAGGGCCCCTGTGGCGGCGGGTGGAGCGGGAGCGGGTGCTGTGCTGGAGCGGCGCTGGCGCCGTGCTGAAGCTGGGCTGATTGCGACCGCCGTGCCGCGCCCGCCGCGGCGGCGCGGCGCCGAGATCGTGGGTGATCCGCCCGGAGTCGGCGCGCCGCCGCGGCCGACCGGCGGTCTGGTGGTCCGCGTGGCGGTCGGCGGGGTCCCGGCCCGGAGCACCGGCCCGGACCCCGACCCCGGCCCCGACCCCGACCCCGACCCCGACCCCGGGCGGCCCCCTCACCCCGGCCCTCTCCCCCACTGGGTGGGGGAGAGGGTGAGCAGACCAACTCGACCCCGACCCCGACCGCGACCGCGACCGCGACCGCGACCGCGATCCCGATCCCGGCCACGGCCACGGCCACGGATCCCACCCGGCCCTCATTTGCCCCGCCGATCCGCGGCGTGGTACGCACCCGGCCCTCCGCCGGGCGCGACGTACCTGCCCGGCCTCCTCCAGCGGCGGGTACCCGGCGGTTCGACTCCGCCACCCGGCGAACCATGACCGACCTCAGCAGGCGCCTCGCGCCGCTCCCCGTCACGCTCGACGACCTCATCCTCCACGCCGAGAAGCCGACCCGCTACGTCGGCTGCGAGTTCGGCGCGGTGAAGAAGGACCTGGCGCAGGCGCGGGTGCGCTTCGCCCTGGCCTTCCCGGACACCTACGAGGTCGGCATGTCCAACCTCGGCTTCCGCCTGCTCTATCACCTGCTCAACGACCAGCCCGGGCTGGCCTGCGAGCGGGTCTTCCTGCCCTGGCCGGATCTCGAGGCCATGCTGCGCCAGCGCGGGCTGCCGCTCTTCACGCTGGAGTCGCGCGCCGGCGTGCGCGACTTCGACCTGCTCGGCATCACCCTGCAGTTCGAGCTCTGCTACACCAGCGTGCTGGCGCTGCTCGACCTCTCGGGCATCCCGCTGCTGGCCGCCGAGCGGACCGATGAGGACCCCATCGTGGTGGGCGGCGGCCCGTGCGCCTACAACCCCGAGCCGGTGGCCGACTTCTTCGACTGCTTCGTGGTGGGGGAGGGCGAGGAGGTGGCGGTGGAGCTGGCCGAGCTGGTGGCCGCCTCCGGCTTCCGGCGCGGCGGGGCCACGCGCGCCCAGGTGCTGGAGCGGCTGGCGCGCCTCCCGGGCGTCTACGTGCCGGCCTTCTTCGCCCCGCGCTACGACCCGGCCTCGGGCACCCTGGCGGCCAT is a window from the Anaeromyxobacter sp. genome containing:
- a CDS encoding acylphosphatase, which produces MPSARLHLVVSGRVQGVSYRWATAEAAARLRLSGWVRNLPDGRVEVVAEGARAPLEALLEACRRGPPAAVVAGVEVAWAEAQGGLGPFEVRR
- a CDS encoding prepilin-type N-terminal cleavage/methylation domain-containing protein, which encodes MNRLHAARRSARGFTLIELMVVVTIIGVLASVAMPEFTRLLYRAKAAERHEVMLRIKKAVADTYVQKGQINGGVQLVGDWQPALPVAQVKRMPNWRAVGWDDIFRSTEEIEGATYYSYRFVADDSVNPPTLSILAWGDLDGDATLSIKQTDFERLNGLYQLVLEFPVPGQEDFISF
- the ligA gene encoding NAD-dependent DNA ligase LigA; translation: MPTAEAARRASHLRERLRAADHAYYVLDRPVLADAEYDRLMRELAALEEAHPALRTPDSPTQRVGGTPSERFEKVLHREPMLSLGNVVSDEELDEFDARIHKLLGTPAEDPVAYVVEPKLDGLAVELVYERGLLHHGATRGDGVTGEDVTPNLRTIGGLGANRGVLAELPAGARGDGAASAAGAPPRLEVRGEVLLQKAHFEAMNRRLLAAGEEPFANPRNAAAGSLRQLDWTVTATRPLSFIAYEALVPGPQPWATHWEKLAGLAALGFEVNAENARCRGLAEVKAYRDRMAARRFELPYDTDGIVVKVDDLDLRARLGAASKAPRWAVAFKYPPQEEATQVTRIFASVGRTGVLTPVAEVAPVTLGGAVVSRATLHNEDELRRKDIRVGDWVLIRRAGEVIPEVVKPLPERRTGQERAFAFPEACPECGARVVREEGEKAWRCTGAACPAQLVGRLTHFAQRRAMDVDGLGDKLCAALVARGLVKDFADLYEVRFEDWQQLFARARKAAAGPAEGAGEAPPGGAGPVKRPAPPPEKAAQNMVEALARSRGTTLRRLLFGLGIPQVGDATAAQLARAFGTVEAVLDADEAALTAVRDVGPEVARQVRAWTAEPRNREVVRRLLAAGVSPAREEVAAGGPFAGKTVVLTGGLAGLSRDDAKAAIERRGGKVSGSVSRKTDLVVAGEEAGSKLKKAVELGVRVVDEAGFLKLLEE
- a CDS encoding serine hydrolase — its product is MPLRPRTLGVALILLVAGFAAGYLAGRSYGAAAPGQGALVERREGGFRFVNPLLECDLADDLLRNRELIPFKEQLADHLAARLAGSPDSAVSVYFRELNDGIWFGLGDTDRFAPASLRKLPMLIAVLKAAEQPGGGALLDRQVPFELARDYNLDQNVRPSQAMVPGRRYAVRELLERMIILSDNNAFTLLGRVVDPAELDRVYALLRMQRPGAAGDDGFLSVQTYASFFRILYNATYLGKGASDWALSLLARSEFRAGLVAGVPPEVAVAHKFGEKSDQATGRVQLHDCGIVYFPNNPYLLCIMSRGPDFQALDEVIVEVSRLVYQEVARQGPRPASP